In the Desulfurispira natronophila genome, GGGAGTCGATTTAAAGAACTTCGATTTTTCCTCATGGGAAATATTGATTCAACAGTGGTCCCATGAGCTTGAGCAGTTGGCTGGAGAGATACAGTCTGGTGCGGCTACCATAACTCCTGCTCGAGGTAAGCTCACTTGTCGCTACTGCCCACTTTCACTGCTGTGCCGTATTGATTGCAATGGAGAACTTGACACAAATCTTGACCATGAATGATTGTAGAAAGGTGGATATGTTGCCCCATACTCCTGTTGCCGATGCAAAAGAACGCAAACGGGCACTTGACGTTACCTGCTCTTTTATAGTGCAGGCTCCAGCAGGTTCCGGCAAAACTGAGCTTATTACTCAGCGCTACTTATCACTTTTGGCAAGGGTAAAACAACCAGAAGAAATACTTGCCATTACCTTTACTCGCAAAGCCGTTGGCGAAATGAAGGAACGCATAATAAGTCACCTTCACTTGGCAGCAAAAGGAATCCCCCCGGCTGAGCAACATAAGCTGGATACTTATCACCTGGCCTGCCAAGCTCTACAGAACTCCCAGCGACAAGGCTGGCAATTATTGGATCACCCTGCCCGCCTGAGTATTCAAACCATAGATTCACTTTGCGCCTCCCTTGGCCGTCAAATCCCCTACTTTTCACGTCTTGGTGGGCAGCCAGAAATTACATCTTCACCACGGTTGCTCTATCAAAAGGCTGCCAGAAAAACTCTTACGGAATACCATGATCCCAGTGTACAGTGTCTTCATATTTACCTTTCCCACCAATATGGACTAGCTGAGGAGTTACTACTCGGTATGCTGGCTACACGTGAGCAGTGGCTTCCTCAGATTATTGGCTGCCAGCAGCATGGGCGCTTCGTGCTGGAACGTGCCCTACAAGGTCTTGTGCAGAAAGCTCTGGATACACTACAGAAGCACATAAGTGAAGACGAAGTGAGAGAGTTGCGAATATTGGGAGCCTATGCCTCTTCGTATCTGCCGAATAACTCACTACCTGGGCAAATTGACTGGGACGCGTTTCCCGAGTTTACTGTCAATCACCAAAAATGCTGGCAAGGGTTACGTGAACTCTTGTTGACCCAGGAAGGGGGGTGGCGCAAACAAATTACCGTTCACCAGGGATTTCCACCAAAATCAAAAGGAGGAAATCCTGAATACAAAACACGAATGCTTAACCTTCTTGCCAATCTGTCTGAGCGCAAGGATGAAGAGTTGCTGCGGCGATCATTGCAACTTGTGGCAACCGTTCCAGTAAAATACAGTGATAATCACTGGGATATAATTGAAGCCATTATTGACGTGCTTCTTAAGGCAGTGGCAAATCTTTGGATTACTTTTCAGTCTCATGGTTGCGTTGACTACTCCCAGATGAGCCTGTCTGCCCTTGAGGCTCTGGGTGAAGAGGACACTCCCACAGATCTAGCCCTGGCTCTAGATAACCGCATAAGTCATGTACTGATTGATGAGTTTCAGGATACCAGCATAAGCCAGTACTTGTTGTTACGGCGACTGACATCCGGTTGGCAAGAGGGTGACGGTAGGACTTTTTTTGCAGTGGGAGACCCAATGCAGTCGATTTATCGTTTCCGGCAAGCAGAAGTTGGTTTATTTTTGCGTGCTCGACAAAATGGCATTGGTAACCTGCACCTGAATCCCCTGCGACTGCAAGTTAATTTTCGCTCTCAAGCCAGTGTGGTAAAATGGATAAATTCTTTACTTTCAAAAATATTTCCTTTAACAGAGGACACACTTTCCGGCGCTATTACTTATGCCCCCAGTAAGGCCTTTCATCGTACCGTGAACGATAATTGTGTGAGGGTGAATTTAAGTCAGGATAGTGATGAGGAAACTCAAAAAATAATTAATGAGATTATCAGGCTACAACAAGATGATCCCAGCGGAACCATTGCTATACTGGCACGTAATCGTAATCATCTCGTCGATATAATCAGAAGCCTAAAGCGCAACGATATTCCATTCAGTGCTCTGGAAATGGAAAGCCTGGCGCTTAGCCCCGTTATACTAGATCTTATCACTATCACTCGCGCCCTAACCCATGAGGGTGACTCAATAGCGT is a window encoding:
- a CDS encoding UvrD-helicase domain-containing protein, which gives rise to MNDCRKVDMLPHTPVADAKERKRALDVTCSFIVQAPAGSGKTELITQRYLSLLARVKQPEEILAITFTRKAVGEMKERIISHLHLAAKGIPPAEQHKLDTYHLACQALQNSQRQGWQLLDHPARLSIQTIDSLCASLGRQIPYFSRLGGQPEITSSPRLLYQKAARKTLTEYHDPSVQCLHIYLSHQYGLAEELLLGMLATREQWLPQIIGCQQHGRFVLERALQGLVQKALDTLQKHISEDEVRELRILGAYASSYLPNNSLPGQIDWDAFPEFTVNHQKCWQGLRELLLTQEGGWRKQITVHQGFPPKSKGGNPEYKTRMLNLLANLSERKDEELLRRSLQLVATVPVKYSDNHWDIIEAIIDVLLKAVANLWITFQSHGCVDYSQMSLSALEALGEEDTPTDLALALDNRISHVLIDEFQDTSISQYLLLRRLTSGWQEGDGRTFFAVGDPMQSIYRFRQAEVGLFLRARQNGIGNLHLNPLRLQVNFRSQASVVKWINSLLSKIFPLTEDTLSGAITYAPSKAFHRTVNDNCVRVNLSQDSDEETQKIINEIIRLQQDDPSGTIAILARNRNHLVDIIRSLKRNDIPFSALEMESLALSPVILDLITITRALTHEGDSIAWLSLLRAPWSGLCLADLQLLRHKENTTLWQALHDNQTLSLLSPDGQARVQRLLLVLKEAELQRGRLPLSRWVEGMWRQLGGPAFCKHSGELDDAATFFTLLTQIETEDFISVQRIEELVHEHYCAVDPEADKSLQLMTIHKAKGLEFDHVLIPGLARQPRSSSAPLLTWLELTQLETPSILLAMKKRGRSQTETPLFDYLWDIEKQCIENESRRLLYVACTRTRKSLGLFATLGVDRNSSSLNAQWKKPPTSSLMNFLWPHIKSTVPLPSNKEAPEATENRIDSPPKLQRVPASWVVPVVAACPLLLPSSAVSDSLSHEPPLYEWAGETARQTGILFHEWIRRLGEQDLLTSINFVNQLTHLQERIYWSTYHHGVASEHRNSIVERVIKGIMNMIEDPDGHWILRSDHHDSHWELALSGSIGDKEPRHIVIDRTFVDETDTRWVIDYKTGYHEGSGLTEFINSEIERYRPQLQLYANAFASLENRLIKKALYFPFHKKMIEVT